In one window of Nocardia brasiliensis DNA:
- a CDS encoding type VII secretion target, whose translation MAEELHVRPDQLDELAATLRGLAGQAGSARDYVATWFVFGSHDGRIYAQVEAMLDGMRRNLEAEYGTLRTASEAAASALSKSAQAHRDTDSATAQRLSAAGVEDPR comes from the coding sequence ATGGCCGAAGAGCTCCACGTACGGCCCGATCAGCTGGACGAGCTCGCCGCCACGCTGCGCGGTCTGGCGGGCCAGGCCGGCTCCGCGCGGGACTATGTGGCCACCTGGTTCGTCTTCGGCTCGCACGACGGCCGGATCTACGCGCAGGTCGAAGCGATGCTCGACGGGATGCGCCGCAATCTCGAGGCCGAGTACGGCACTTTGCGGACCGCGAGCGAGGCCGCGGCGAGCGCGCTCAGCAAGAGTGCCCAGGCGCACCGAGACACCGATTCGGCCACGGCACAGCGCCTGAGCGCCGCCGGTGTCGAGGACCCGAGATGA
- a CDS encoding winged helix-turn-helix transcriptional regulator — MRSANGATPPNGGRDPANAPILAAMDLLGQRWMLRVLWELEPGRLGFLELRRRMDNCSSSMLSVRLQHLQTAGLIVKNADKSYELTTAGTELTAALHPLWAWSRHWAPGEGETAV, encoded by the coding sequence ATGAGAAGTGCAAACGGGGCGACGCCACCCAACGGCGGGCGAGATCCGGCGAACGCGCCGATCCTCGCCGCGATGGATCTGCTGGGTCAGCGCTGGATGCTGCGCGTCCTGTGGGAGTTGGAACCGGGCCGCCTCGGCTTTCTCGAGCTGCGCCGCCGCATGGACAACTGCTCGTCGAGCATGCTCTCGGTCCGGCTCCAGCATCTGCAAACCGCGGGCCTGATCGTCAAGAACGCGGACAAGTCCTACGAGTTGACCACCGCCGGAACCGAACTCACCGCCGCGCTGCACCCGCTGTGGGCCTGGTCCCGGCACTGGGCCCCCGGCGAGGGCGAAACGGCGGTTTGA
- a CDS encoding peroxynitrite isomerase, with protein sequence MVEPQPPIAPHPGIAPLAPLLGTWRGNGHGEYPTIEPFDYLEEVRFGHLGRPFLTYRQRTRAADDGRPLHAETGYLRCPSPDRVELILAHPTGITEICEGALTVDDGALHLEFDSTSIGRTSTAKLVTALGRTFQVKGDTIDYTVRMAAVGEPLQHHLAATLIRAE encoded by the coding sequence GTGGTCGAACCCCAACCGCCAATCGCACCCCATCCCGGCATCGCCCCGTTGGCTCCGCTGCTCGGCACCTGGCGCGGCAACGGACACGGCGAATACCCGACCATCGAGCCGTTCGACTACCTGGAAGAAGTCCGGTTCGGTCATCTCGGCCGCCCGTTCCTCACCTACCGGCAGCGCACCCGCGCGGCCGACGACGGCCGCCCGTTGCACGCCGAAACCGGATATCTGCGCTGCCCGAGCCCGGATCGGGTGGAGTTGATCCTGGCCCATCCCACCGGGATCACCGAAATATGCGAGGGCGCGCTGACCGTCGACGACGGTGCGCTGCACCTGGAATTCGATTCGACCAGCATCGGCCGCACCAGCACCGCGAAACTCGTTACCGCGCTCGGCCGTACCTTCCAGGTCAAGGGCGACACCATCGATTACACGGTGCGCATGGCCGCGGTCGGCGAGCCGCTGCAGCATCACCTCGCCGCCACCCTGATCCGCGCCGAGTAG
- a CDS encoding MerR family transcriptional regulator: MAESDRLITIGVLARASGLTASALRFYDDCGLLVPARVDPLTGYRYYTEDQRDRATLIRRLRSIEVPLESIAEILTGDARRAERLLDRHVSELHRRARAAARAAATIKRELAAAPAGDRVTLPAAVLAAALRQVRGAAATDPEFPVLTGIQLEATAASLTLTATDRYRLTTRSVVPRQSHGTDWSLVLDTRELDPIIDWLDTLDYIVAAPTDHGLLLSADEQRCYAVLDERFPDYRAMLGALAPARQRVLTARGALLAALESSAATVRFEASAAALTISDEHGAVRGLPAESIGPDLGLTFATATLRPAIQSALGPDLMFDIAAADQPVVVRSATDGDLTTLVMPTRPNTPPEGTP; this comes from the coding sequence GTGGCCGAGTCCGACAGATTGATCACCATCGGGGTGCTCGCGCGAGCCAGCGGGCTCACCGCGAGCGCGCTGCGCTTCTACGACGACTGCGGGCTGCTGGTGCCCGCCCGGGTAGACCCGCTCACCGGCTATCGGTACTACACCGAGGACCAACGCGACCGCGCGACACTGATCCGCAGGCTGCGGTCCATCGAGGTACCGCTCGAGTCGATCGCCGAGATCCTGACCGGCGACGCCCGCCGCGCCGAGCGACTACTGGATCGGCACGTGTCCGAGCTGCACCGGCGAGCCCGCGCGGCCGCCCGCGCGGCCGCGACGATCAAGCGGGAACTGGCCGCCGCACCGGCCGGCGACCGGGTCACCCTGCCCGCGGCGGTGCTCGCGGCGGCGTTGCGGCAGGTGCGCGGCGCGGCGGCGACCGATCCCGAGTTCCCGGTGCTGACAGGCATTCAGCTCGAAGCGACCGCGGCGTCGCTGACGCTGACCGCCACCGATCGGTATCGACTCACGACCAGGAGCGTCGTACCGCGACAGTCGCACGGCACTGACTGGTCGCTGGTCCTCGACACACGCGAGCTCGATCCGATCATCGACTGGCTCGACACCCTCGACTACATCGTCGCGGCGCCGACGGATCACGGCCTGCTGCTCAGCGCCGACGAACAGCGCTGCTACGCCGTCCTCGACGAGCGGTTCCCGGACTATCGCGCGATGCTCGGCGCGCTCGCACCCGCTCGGCAGCGTGTGCTCACGGCGCGCGGCGCCCTGCTGGCAGCGCTCGAAAGCTCCGCTGCCACAGTTCGATTCGAGGCCAGCGCCGCCGCGCTCACGATTTCGGACGAACACGGCGCAGTGCGCGGACTGCCCGCCGAGAGCATCGGACCCGATCTCGGCCTGACCTTCGCCACCGCGACGCTGCGCCCCGCGATCCAAAGCGCCCTCGGCCCGGATCTCATGTTCGACATCGCGGCCGCCGACCAGCCGGTCGTCGTCCGCTCCGCCACCGACGGCGACCTCACCACGCTCGTGATGCCGACCCGCCCGAACACCCCACCGGAAGGAACCCCATGA
- a CDS encoding WXG100 family type VII secretion target, with product MTGPAAALRSPEAADPLPGWIPFFVAGDYIAPAYYIGQAVQSITGTDVFGLASEFVAGDWAGVEQAADAAGKLAGFDAAFHEALDTEGRHLLARTWHGSAADQARDHCHQLASTVERQCKARQEIARALHGIGNAMLDLARLLGDLLQDIVDRTIMWLVEMAAAATLSTTRDGGARAVAAAHAGLIFAGFEQILTVTTGACKTVVDLGATALALSSSRTDAPPSPGAATIASGA from the coding sequence ATGACCGGCCCGGCGGCGGCTTTACGCAGTCCCGAGGCCGCCGATCCGCTGCCCGGCTGGATTCCGTTCTTCGTCGCCGGCGACTACATCGCCCCGGCCTACTACATCGGACAGGCCGTCCAAAGCATCACCGGGACCGATGTTTTCGGTCTGGCCTCGGAGTTCGTCGCCGGTGACTGGGCGGGCGTCGAGCAGGCCGCCGACGCCGCCGGGAAGCTGGCCGGATTCGATGCCGCTTTCCACGAGGCGCTCGACACCGAGGGCAGGCACCTGCTCGCACGGACGTGGCACGGCAGCGCGGCCGACCAGGCGCGCGACCACTGCCACCAGCTCGCGAGCACCGTCGAACGCCAGTGCAAGGCGCGCCAAGAGATCGCGCGCGCACTGCACGGCATCGGCAACGCCATGCTCGACCTGGCTCGCCTGCTCGGCGACCTGCTCCAGGACATCGTCGACCGGACGATCATGTGGCTGGTCGAGATGGCCGCCGCCGCAACGCTGTCCACCACGCGCGACGGCGGGGCCCGCGCGGTGGCCGCCGCGCACGCCGGGCTGATCTTCGCCGGGTTCGAGCAGATCCTGACGGTGACCACCGGCGCGTGCAAAACCGTCGTCGATCTCGGGGCGACCGCGTTGGCGCTGTCCAGCAGCCGCACGGACGCGCCACCGTCGCCGGGCGCCGCGACCATCGCCTCGGGAGCGTGA